One segment of Mugil cephalus isolate CIBA_MC_2020 chromosome 14, CIBA_Mcephalus_1.1, whole genome shotgun sequence DNA contains the following:
- the LOC125020279 gene encoding forkhead box protein H1-like, translating to MQIRTEKFGAQLSSIDPTVAAQRAALMKRTTYLAKIAFVLQDAPCRMLPFTQLMDKLEPLLCEERKFVENNIRVCLSANGCFVKVPMVPDSPKSKRNYWKLDCSQITTKMVRRHFKGILQLFPELASKVEAENLSRASEGNSAVRSPEPAACRDVQIRCEVKFSSPFSIESLLKRDGPSAQASRASPLSSVQVRVEQQPLSTHRRAGTKRSISWDSEELLLQTSAASFPICSAGGSTHHRPTASQDAKPFKKRPVYSEPSVPVSATNPYFTSPHSSYLTYSVPAFNHSALRLWL from the exons ATGCAGATCAGGACGGAGAAGTTTGGAGCTCAGCTGTCCTCCATTGATCCGACTGTCGCCGCTCAAAGAGCTGCGCTCATGAAGCGCACCACCTACCTGGCTAAGATCGCCTTCGTCCTCCAAGATGCTCCATGCAGGATGCTCCCTTTCACTCAG TTGATGGACAAACTGGAGCCGCTACTTTGTGAAGAGAGAAAATTTGTTGAGAACAACATCAGAGTCTGTTTGTCAGCAAACGGGTGTTTTGTCAAG GTTCCAATGGTCCCAGATTCACCGAAAAGTAAAAGGAACTACTGGAAGCTGGACTGTAGTCAGATCACTACAAAGATGGTGCGTCGGCACTTTAAAGGAATCCTGCAGCTCTTCCCTGAGTTGGCCTCCAAAGTGGAAGCAGAGAACCTGAGCAGAGCATCAGAGGGAAACTCAGCCGTCCGATCTCCTGAACCTGCAGCCTGCAGAGATGTTCAGATCAGATGTGAGGTGAAGTTCAGCAGTCCTTTCTCCATTGAATCCCTCCTGAAGAGAGACGGCCCCTCTGCTCAGGCCTCCAGAGCTTCTCCTCTGTCCAGTGTCCAGGTCAGAGtggagcagcagcctctgtCCACACACAGACGAGCTGGGACAAAGAGAAGCATCAGCTGGGACTCTGAGGAACTTCTCCTTCAAACTTCAGCTGCAAGTTTCCCCATCTGCTCAGCAGGAGGCAGCACACACCACAGACCCACTGCTAGTCAGGATGCTAAACCCTTCAAGAAGAGGCCCGTGTACTCTGAACCCTCAGTCCCTGTCAGTGCAACAAATCCATATTTCACCAGCCCGCATAGCAGTTACCTCACTTACTCTGTACCAGCCTTCAATCACAGTGCTCTTCGTCTATGGCTCTGA